The following coding sequences lie in one Desmodus rotundus isolate HL8 chromosome 1, HLdesRot8A.1, whole genome shotgun sequence genomic window:
- the PRXL2C gene encoding peroxiredoxin-like 2C isoform X6: MAAPALAPVTRQVSGRTAAAPDPSGPERQQPLAAAVAELPVLDASGRRVPFGALFRERRAVVVFVRHFLCYTCKEYVEDLAKIPKSFLREANVTLIVIGQSSYHHIEPFCKLTGYCHEIYVDPEREIYKRLGMKRGEEITSSGQSPHVKSNILSGSIWSLWRAVTGPLFDFQGDPVQQGGTLILGPELNL; this comes from the exons AtggctgccccagccctggcgcCGGTCACGCGGCAGGTCAGCGGCCGAACCGCCGCTGCCCCGGACCCAAGCGGCCCGGAACGCCAACAACCACTGGCGGCCGCCGTGGCCGAGCTTCCCGTGCTGGACGCGTCCGGGAGGCGGGTGCCGTTCGGTGCGCTGTTTCGGGAGCGCCGGGCCGTCGTCGTCTTCGTGCGG CATTTCCTGTGTTACACCTGCAAGGAATACGTAGAAGATCTAGCCAAAATCCCCAAGAGTTTCTTACGA GAGGCAAATGTCACCCTTATAGTGATTGGACAGTCATCCTACCATCATATTGAG ccTTTCTGCAAACTGACTGGGTATTGTCATGAAATCTATGTTGATCCTGAGAGAGAAATTTATAAAAGATTGGGAATGAAAAGAGGTGAAGAGATTACCTCCTCAG GACAGAGCCCCCATGTAAAGTCAAATATACTCTCAGGAAGCATTTGGAGCCTGTGGCGGGCAGTGACTGGCCCTCTTTTTGATTTTCAAGGAGATCCAGTTCAGCAGGGTGGAACCCTCATTTTAGGTCCAG
- the PRXL2C gene encoding peroxiredoxin-like 2C isoform X5: MAAPALAPVTRQVSGRTAAAPDPSGPERQQPLAAAVAELPVLDASGRRVPFGALFRERRAVVVFVRHFLCYTCKEYVEDLAKIPKSFLREANVTLIVIGQSSYHHIEPFCKLTGYCHEIYVDPEREIYKRLGMKRGEEITSSGQSPHVKSNILSGSIWSLWRAVTGPLFDFQGDPVQQGGTLILGPEKKQHLF; encoded by the exons AtggctgccccagccctggcgcCGGTCACGCGGCAGGTCAGCGGCCGAACCGCCGCTGCCCCGGACCCAAGCGGCCCGGAACGCCAACAACCACTGGCGGCCGCCGTGGCCGAGCTTCCCGTGCTGGACGCGTCCGGGAGGCGGGTGCCGTTCGGTGCGCTGTTTCGGGAGCGCCGGGCCGTCGTCGTCTTCGTGCGG CATTTCCTGTGTTACACCTGCAAGGAATACGTAGAAGATCTAGCCAAAATCCCCAAGAGTTTCTTACGA GAGGCAAATGTCACCCTTATAGTGATTGGACAGTCATCCTACCATCATATTGAG ccTTTCTGCAAACTGACTGGGTATTGTCATGAAATCTATGTTGATCCTGAGAGAGAAATTTATAAAAGATTGGGAATGAAAAGAGGTGAAGAGATTACCTCCTCAG GACAGAGCCCCCATGTAAAGTCAAATATACTCTCAGGAAGCATTTGGAGCCTGTGGCGGGCAGTGACTGGCCCTCTTTTTGATTTTCAAGGAGATCCAGTTCAGCAGGGTGGAACCCTCATTTTAGGTCCAG
- the PRXL2C gene encoding peroxiredoxin-like 2C isoform X7, translated as MAAPALAPVTRQVSGRTAAAPDPSGPERQQPLAAAVAELPVLDASGRRVPFGALFRERRAVVVFVRHFLCYTCKEYVEDLAKIPKSFLREANVTLIVIGQSSYHHIEPFCKLTGYCHEIYVDPEREIYKRLGMKRGEEITSSGQSPHVKSNILSGSIWSLWRAVTGPLFDFQGDPVQQGGTLILGPAT; from the exons AtggctgccccagccctggcgcCGGTCACGCGGCAGGTCAGCGGCCGAACCGCCGCTGCCCCGGACCCAAGCGGCCCGGAACGCCAACAACCACTGGCGGCCGCCGTGGCCGAGCTTCCCGTGCTGGACGCGTCCGGGAGGCGGGTGCCGTTCGGTGCGCTGTTTCGGGAGCGCCGGGCCGTCGTCGTCTTCGTGCGG CATTTCCTGTGTTACACCTGCAAGGAATACGTAGAAGATCTAGCCAAAATCCCCAAGAGTTTCTTACGA GAGGCAAATGTCACCCTTATAGTGATTGGACAGTCATCCTACCATCATATTGAG ccTTTCTGCAAACTGACTGGGTATTGTCATGAAATCTATGTTGATCCTGAGAGAGAAATTTATAAAAGATTGGGAATGAAAAGAGGTGAAGAGATTACCTCCTCAG GACAGAGCCCCCATGTAAAGTCAAATATACTCTCAGGAAGCATTTGGAGCCTGTGGCGGGCAGTGACTGGCCCTCTTTTTGATTTTCAAGGAGATCCAGTTCAGCAGGGTGGAACCCTCATTTTAGGTCCAG